A part of Rhodamnia argentea isolate NSW1041297 chromosome 8, ASM2092103v1, whole genome shotgun sequence genomic DNA contains:
- the LOC115741290 gene encoding probable galactinol--sucrose galactosyltransferase 5, whose product MAPSKATPDLPPMSDDTSTQYAIALDGQSRTFTVNGHHPFLTDVPRNVVATPSPYGSKLAGVGAAASSSPGCFVGFDAAEAESRHVAPVGRLRDIRFMSIFRFKVWWTTHWVGSNGRDLESETQLVMLERSGSGRPYVLLLPLLEGPFRASLQPGDDDCIDICVESGSTKVAASKFRAILYMHAGEDPFALVKDAIKVARAHLGTFKLLEEKTPPGVVDKFGWCTWDAFYLTVHPQGIWDGVAGLVEGGCPPGLVLIDDGWQSIAHDTDPITKEGMNQTVAGEQMPCRLLKFQENYKFRDYMSPKAKHSGPRGMGAFVKDLKEEFGTVEYVYVWHAFCGYWGGIRPEVPGLPESTVIKPQLSPGLEMTMEDLAVDKIVNTGVGLVPPEKADQMYEGLHSHLASAGIDGVKVDVIHLLEMLCEDYGGRVELAKAYFKALTASVRKHFKGNGVIASMEHCNDFMFLGTEAVTLGRVGDDFWCTDPSGDPNGTFWLQGCHMVHCAYNSLWMGNFIHPDWDMFQSTHPCAEFHAASRAISGGPIYVSDSVGKHDFQLLKTLVLPDGSILRCEYYALPTRDCLFEDPLHDGKTMLKIWNLNKYTGVVGAFNCQGGGWCRESRRNQCFSQFSQTVTSKTNPKDIEWSSGKNPIPIEGAQGFAMYMFKSKKLSLSKPSEDMEISLEPFNFELVTVSPVTILTEKPVQFAAIGLANMLNTGGAIQSMSFKGNLAEVGVRGAGEMRVYASIEPRACKIDGRDVTFEYKENMVIVQVPWTGSGELSKVEYSF is encoded by the exons TGCTTCGTGGGGTTCGACGCTGCAGAGGCCGAGAGCCGGCACGTGGCGCCGGTGGGGAGGCTGAGGGACATCCGGTTCATGAGCATTTTCCGGTTCAAGGTGTGGTGGACGACTCACTGGGTCGGATCCAATGGCCGAGATCTCGAGAGCGAGACTCAGCTGGTGATGCTCGAGAGGTCGGGTTCGGGTCGCCCGTACGTGCTGCTGCTTCCGCTCCTGGAGGGCCCTTTCCGCGCTTCTCTTCAACCTG GTGACGACGATTGCATTGACATTTGCGTCGAGAGCGGCTCGACCAAAGTTGCCGCGAGCAAGTTCCGGGCCATTCTCTACATGCATGCTGGTGAGGACCCATTCGCCCTGGTCAAGGACGCCATCAAGGTGGCCCGGGCTCACCTGGGCACCTTCAAGCTCCTCGAGGAGAAGACCCCTCCTGGCGTGGTGGACAAGTTCGGGTGGTGCACGTGGGACGCGTTCTACCTCACCGTGCACCCTCAGGGCATATGGGACGGCGTTGCAGGCCTCGTTGAGGGTGGGTGCCCGCCCGGGCTCGTCCTGATCGACGACGGGTGGCAGTCCATCGCCCACGACACGGACCCAATCACAAAGGAAGGCATGAACCAGACCGTGGCCGGCGAGCAGATGCCCTGCAGGCTCCTGAAGTTCCAAGAGAACTACAAGTTCAGGGACTACATGAGCCCGAAGGCGAAGCACAGCGGGCCCAGGGGAATGGGGGCCTTCGTTAAGGACCTTAAGGAGGAGTTTGGGACCGTGGAGTACGTTTACGTGTGGCACGCATTCTGCGGGTATTGGGGTGGGATCAGGCCGGAGGTGCCGGGCCTGCCGGAATCCACCGTGATCAAGCCCCAGTTGTCGCCTGGGCTCGAGATGACGATGGAGGATCTAGCTGTGGACAAGATCGTGAACACCGGGGTGGGGCTGGTGCCACCGGAGAAGGCGGATCAGATGTACGAGGGGCTTCACTCGCACTTGGCGTCCGCTGGCATTGATGGTGTCAAGGTGGATGTCATTCAC TTGCTGGAAATGTTGTGCGAGGATTACGGTGGGAGGGTAGAGCTTGCCAAGGCCTATTTCAAAGCCCTAACAGCCTCTGTTAGGAAACATTTCAAGGGAAATGGTGTGATTGCTAGCATGGAGCACTGCAATGATTTCATGTTCCTCGGCACCGAAGCCGTTACCCTCGGTCGTGTTG GCGATGATTTCTGGTGCACCGATCCATCGGGGGACCCGAACGGCACGTTTTGGCTCCAGGGGTGTCACATGGTGCATTGCGCATACAACAGCCTGTGGATGGGCAACTTCATCCACCCGGATTGGGACATGTTCCAGTCGACGCACCCGTGCGCCGAGTTCCACGCCGCTTCTCGAGCCATCTCCGGTGGCCCTATCTACGTGAGCGACTCGGTCGGGAAGCACGACTTCCAGCTGCTCAAGACCCTTGTGTTGCCTGACGGGTCCATCCTGAGATGTGAATACTATGCCCTCCCGACTAGGGATTGCCTTTTCGAAGATCCTCTGCATGATGGCAAGACCATGCTCAAAATATGGAACCTTAACAAG TACACTGGTGTTGTCGGAGCATTCAACTGCCAAGGAGGAGGATGGTGTCGCGAATCGAGACGGAACCAATGCTTCTCCCAGTTCTCACAAACGGTGACGTCCAAGACCAACCCCAAGGACATTGAATGGAGCAGTGGCAAGAACCCTATACCCATTGAAGGAGCACAAGGATTTGCCATGTACATGTTCAAGTCCAAGAAGCTGTCTCTCTCAAAGCCTTCTGAAGACATGGAAATCTCACTGGAGCCGTTCAACTTCGAGCTCGTGACCGTCTCTCCGGTCACGATCTTGACCGAGAAACCGGTGCAGTTCGCTGCCATCGGCTTAGCCAACATGCTCAACACCGGCGGAGCTATTCAGTCCATGTCCTTTAAGGGCAATTTGGCCGAAGTCGGGGTCAGAGGAGCAGGGGAAATGAGGGTTTATGCCTCCATCGAGCCAAGAGCTTGCAAAATTGACGGGCGCGACGTCACTTTCGAATACAAGGAGAACATGGTCATCGTTCAAGTTCCATGGACAGGTTCTGGAGAACTGTCCAAGGTTGAGTACTCATTCTAG